The Setaria italica strain Yugu1 chromosome IX, Setaria_italica_v2.0, whole genome shotgun sequence genome has a window encoding:
- the LOC101777307 gene encoding probable histidine kinase 2, whose amino-acid sequence MSWVMGTAAAIVLMACGAMAAGAAAAAFLATLRALRRSVAREALLRASLVRHKEAPQQAERKSLNKTSAFAGASHDIRSALAAITGLVDVSRVEARAHPQITRNLEQMDVCTKKLLEILNSILDTSKVESGKMQLDEVEFNLADVLEESMDMINIVGISKGLEVVWDPCDFSILKCGDVIGDCRRLKQILDNVLGNSVKFTQEGHIILRAWANRPITRSSTIVPSRFGCLRPGANFLCFFKTREHHDDCHPFSLVQNDPNSIEFYFEVDDTGIGIPKEKRELVFEDYVQIKEGQGGTGLGLGIVQSFVRLMGGEISIKDKEPGKIGTCVGFNVLMKLDGAHEQHDIEEGSSIPSTETSESRIRASAFREANSFDGVHCVLLVHGGETRRILRAWMENLGIEVCLVPQLEFLAAAVEKLCHADTSPARTSSDSFECRTDYCFRPRDRVVQILPVALNNSNSVQRGTFGGVLVVIDAHYGKMEDMCTEMSFAKVKNQIPCKVVCLADANTSSNDLRQFRHSTCCDLILQKPIHGSRLHALLKILMDLQMPHAQNSSHVSPDDNTDTGTPGGSSGAGKSAMITHTASEPRLEDDKPLTGTHVLLVEDTLTLQTIGKKILYQLGATVEVAEDGAKAVSMFEAALEQAAAGSEKDATSTPYDVILMDCQMPVMDGYEATRRIREVENRYGIHTRIIALTAHAMEEETRKTILAGMDLHLTKPMERRSIAEAIRRVRGGQG is encoded by the exons ATGTCCTGGGTCATGGGCACCGCTGCTGCCATCGTCCTGATGGCGTGCGGCGCGATGGCCGCCggagccgcggcggccgcgttCCTCGCCACGCTAAGGGCGCTGCGGCGGTCGGTGGCGCGGGAGGCGTTGCTGCGGGCGAGCCTCGTGAGGCACAAGGAGGCGCCGCAGCAGGCGGAACGGAAGAGCCTCAACAAGACCAGCGCGTTCGCCGGCGCCAGCCACGACATCAGGTCGGCGCTGGCGGCGATCACGGGGCTGGTGGACGTGTCCCGGGTGGAGGCACGGGCGCACCCGCAGATCACGCGTAACCTTGAGCAGATGGATGTCTGCACAAAGAAGCTGCTCG AGATACTTAACTCGATACTAGATACAAGCAAGGTTGAATCAGGAAAGATGCAGCTTGACGAGGTTGAGTTCAACCTAGCAGACGTTTTGGAAGAATCCATGGACATGATCAACATAGTAGGCATTAGCAAAGGGCTGGAAGTGGTCTGGGATCCCTGTGATTTTTCCATCCTCAAATGTGGAGATGTGATAGGAGACTGCAGGAGACTCAAGCAGATACTGGATAACGTACTCGGCAATTCTGTGAAGTTCACTCAAGAAGGGCATATCATTCTTCGTGCTTGGGCAAACAGGCCCATTACAAGAAGCTCAACCATTGTTCCTTCGAGATTTGGCTGTTTAAGACCCGGTGCCAATTTCTTATGTTTCTTCAAAACAAGAGAACATCACGATGATTGTCATCCGTTCAGTTTGGTTCAAAATGATCCCAACTCGATTGAGTTCTACTTTGAAGTGGATGATACTGGCATTGGAATCccaaaggaaaagagagagcTGGTGTTTGAGGACTATGTTCAAATTAAAGAAGGGCAAGGAGGAACTGGCTTGGGGCTTGGAATTGTTCAGTCTTTT GTTCGTTTGATGGGAGGTGAGATTAGCATCAAGGACAAAGAGCCTGGTAAAATCGGAACCTGTGTTGGGTTCAATGTGCTCATGAAGCTGGATGGAGCCCATGAACAACATGACATAGAAGAAGGCAGTTCAATCCCATCGACAGAAACAAGCGAAAGCCGCATCCGAGCCTCAGCCTTCAGAGAAGCTAATAGCTTTGATGGTGTCCACTGTGTGCTTCTTGTTCATGGTGGTGAAACACGAAGAATCCTGCGAGCTTGGATGGAAAACCTTGGGATTGAAGTCTGCCTAGTACCACAACTCGAGTTCCTTGCTGCTGCCGTTGAGAAGTTGTGCCATGCTGACACTTCTCCTGCAAGGACATCATCAGACAGTTTTGAATGTCGCACGGACTACTGTTTCAGGCCCAGAGATAGGGTTGTCCAAATACTGCCCGTTGCACTGAATAATAGCAATAGCGTCCAAAGAGGCACATTTGGAGGAGTGCTAGTTGTCATTGACGCACACTATGGAAAAATGGAGGACATGTGCACAGAGATGAGCTTTGCTAAAGTTAAAAATCAAATTCCATGCAAAGTTGTTTGTCTTGCAGATGCGAATACCTCTTCAAATGACTTGAGACAGTTCAGGCACAGTACATGCTGTGATCTTATCCTGCAAAAACCAATCCACGGGTCCCGGTTACACGCTCTCTTGAAGATCCTGATGGACCTGCAGATGCCGCACGCCCAAAACTCATCTCATGTTAGTCCTGATGACAACACTGATACCGGCACTCCAGGAGGATCATCAGGAGCTGGCAAATCAGCCATGATCACGCATACGGCTTCAGAACCAAGACTGGAAGACGATAAACCCTTGACTGGAACACATGTATTGTTAGTGGAGGACACTCTGACTTTGCAGACTATTGGGAAGAAGATACTGTATCAGCTAGGAGCAACTGTTGAAGTGGCAGAGGATGGAGCCAAAGCTGTCAGCATGTTTGAAGCTGCTCTTGAACAAGCCGCAGCTGGCTCGGAAAAGGATGCAACATCCACTCCCTATGATGTCATCCTCATGGATTGCCAG ATGCCCGTGATGGACGGCTACGAAGCGACAAGGCGCATCCGTGAGGTGGAGAACCGCTACGGGATCCACACTCGGATCATCGCCTTGACCGCGCACGCCATGGAAGAGGAGACGCGGAAGACCATCCTCGCCGGGATGGACCTTCATCTGACCAAACCCATGGAACGCAGGAGCATAGCAGAAGCGATCCGCCGCGTGCGCGGAGGCCAGGGATAG